The following proteins are encoded in a genomic region of Acidobacteriota bacterium:
- a CDS encoding ABC transporter ATP-binding protein has translation MEYAVEIQNLSKDYETGFWRKKKVRALDDLTLNVRPGQIFGFLGGNGAGKTTTIKTLMRLQFPTAGSAKILGCDIADVQMHRRIGYCPENPYFYDYLTARELMDCFGELFGFDRSKRAAKTSELLTAVGLDEKDWKKQLRKFSKGMLQRVGLAQSLINNPEIVFLDEPMSGLDPVGRREIRELIASLRDKGTTVFMSTHILSDIEALCDEVAILRNGKLSASGNLNELLSGEDSRALEISIQGVAADAIREGIEFIAGATFIPKPNGANIQILDESDIDAVLNITRQKGGRLASIHPVKQSLEELFVRESEDK, from the coding sequence ATGGAATACGCAGTCGAGATACAGAATTTATCAAAGGATTACGAGACCGGCTTTTGGCGGAAAAAGAAAGTGCGGGCTCTCGACGATCTGACGCTGAATGTGCGGCCGGGGCAGATCTTTGGGTTCCTGGGCGGCAATGGCGCGGGCAAGACCACGACGATCAAGACGCTGATGCGGCTGCAGTTTCCGACCGCAGGCTCGGCGAAGATACTGGGATGCGACATTGCGGACGTGCAAATGCATCGGCGGATCGGTTATTGCCCGGAGAATCCATACTTTTACGATTATCTGACCGCTCGAGAACTGATGGATTGCTTCGGTGAGCTGTTTGGTTTCGATAGATCGAAACGCGCGGCAAAGACTTCGGAACTGTTGACCGCTGTTGGGCTCGATGAGAAAGACTGGAAGAAACAATTGAGAAAGTTCTCTAAGGGAATGCTGCAGCGTGTAGGCCTCGCACAGTCGCTGATAAACAATCCTGAGATCGTGTTTCTCGATGAACCAATGAGCGGCCTCGACCCTGTCGGGCGAAGGGAGATACGCGAACTGATCGCATCGCTTCGTGACAAGGGAACAACGGTCTTTATGTCCACGCATATCTTGTCCGACATCGAAGCCCTGTGTGACGAGGTCGCGATACTGAGAAACGGAAAGCTTTCGGCGTCGGGCAACCTCAACGAACTGCTTAGCGGCGAAGACTCGCGGGCACTCGAGATCAGTATTCAGGGCGTCGCCGCAGACGCGATACGTGAAGGAATCGAATTCATCGCCGGTGCGACGTTCATCCCAAAACCGAACGGTGCGAACATACAAATACTAGACGAATCGGACATCGACGCCGTCCTAAACATCACACGCCAAAAAGGCGGCCGCCTCGCCTCGATCCATCCGGTCAAACAATCGCTCGAAGAACTGTTCGTACGTGAGTCGGAAGACAAGTAA
- a CDS encoding SIR2 family protein, producing MKDEDSFISRLFHLYKLHGSLNWEDNDGRIQINDTPAKPLMIFPRESKYENSYDQPFFEMMARFQQSIRPDSTVLVCIGYSFNDKHVNVAINEALDQNPGFQLIIVNLNINPENTLLFALHRTSKVFRKSDDY from the coding sequence ATGAAGGATGAGGACAGTTTCATCTCAAGGTTGTTTCATCTTTATAAGCTACATGGTTCGCTGAATTGGGAAGATAATGACGGAAGAATTCAGATAAACGATACTCCGGCAAAGCCGTTGATGATATTTCCGCGAGAATCAAAATACGAGAATTCCTATGACCAGCCATTCTTTGAGATGATGGCAAGATTTCAGCAAAGCATTCGGCCTGACAGCACTGTTTTGGTCTGTATTGGGTATAGTTTTAATGACAAACACGTCAATGTTGCAATTAATGAAGCACTAGACCAGAATCCCGGATTTCAATTGATAATCGTAAATCTGAATATCAATCCAGAAAATACTCTGCTTTTTGCCCTACATCGAACAAGCAAAGTCTTCAGAAAGAGTGATGATTATTGA
- a CDS encoding DUF2130 domain-containing protein, with product MKKLRKGREELTVCRWCIHGKQNLGSIYFESKRTKDFQKSWIEKFKSDMREKGATFGVLVTEAMPVGVDRMDLIDGVWVCSYHEFKGLSKVLRETITSLDGAMTSQENKGDKMEMLYSFLTGNEFKMRVEAIVEGFTEMQTDLLAEQRAAKAQWKKREKRIEKVLENTIAMHGSIRGIAGKAIASIQLLELPSGEDELDSDLVTKIKMKYFFLHGQRSIALDDVNGEQNIFLDNENVTERHAGEDLDDLGEEKDPEHSIKNFFVNR from the coding sequence CATACACGGAAAGCAGAACCTTGGTTCCATCTACTTTGAAAGTAAGAGGACGAAGGACTTTCAGAAATCGTGGATTGAAAAGTTTAAGTCCGACATGCGTGAGAAAGGAGCCACTTTTGGCGTACTCGTGACTGAAGCGATGCCCGTCGGCGTAGATCGGATGGATTTGATCGATGGCGTATGGGTTTGTTCATATCATGAATTCAAAGGATTGAGTAAGGTTCTAAGAGAAACAATAACTTCACTTGACGGGGCGATGACAAGTCAGGAGAACAAAGGGGACAAGATGGAAATGTTGTATTCCTTTCTCACTGGAAACGAATTCAAGATGAGAGTTGAGGCAATTGTCGAAGGATTCACGGAAATGCAAACTGACTTACTCGCCGAACAACGAGCTGCAAAAGCTCAATGGAAGAAACGGGAAAAAAGGATTGAAAAGGTTCTCGAAAATACAATTGCAATGCATGGTTCAATTAGAGGAATCGCCGGAAAGGCCATCGCTTCGATTCAACTTCTTGAGTTACCTTCTGGAGAAGATGAATTAGACTCTGACTTGGTAACTAAAATTAAAATGAAATATTTCTTTCTACACGGCCAACGATCCATCGCGTTAGACGACGTTAATGGTGAGCAAAATATTTTTCTGGACAATGAGAATGTAACCGAAAGGCACGCTGGCGAGGATCTTGACGACTTAGGGGAAGAAAAAGATCCCGAACACAGTATCAAGAATTTTTTCGTAAACAGATAA